In a genomic window of Pedobacter sp. KBS0701:
- a CDS encoding DUF1330 domain-containing protein produces the protein MNITFPDIEPGQGPVLMLNMIKFKDKNIYFEQYIPAFNRVVQQLGIEGVSVKLASEVVANIVAEEGEKWDEIVLVEYPSAEAFKTIAQSDVYQQLANPLREAGTAELKLFMTRKIAL, from the coding sequence ATGAACATTACATTCCCTGATATTGAACCGGGCCAAGGGCCTGTATTGATGCTGAACATGATTAAATTCAAAGATAAAAATATCTATTTTGAGCAATATATTCCCGCATTTAATCGTGTGGTGCAGCAATTAGGCATTGAAGGCGTCAGTGTAAAACTGGCAAGCGAGGTGGTGGCTAATATTGTTGCCGAAGAAGGCGAAAAATGGGACGAAATCGTATTGGTTGAATATCCAAGTGCCGAGGCGTTTAAAACCATTGCGCAAAGCGATGTTTATCAGCAATTAGCTAACCCGCTCCGGGAGGCCGGGACTGCAGAATTGAAATTGTTTATGACGCGAAAAATTGCCCTTTAA
- a CDS encoding nuclear transport factor 2 family protein, which yields MENNQSIEDTILTYTSAWNETDRKAILEKISRCWAPAGTYTDRLTDRITGPEAIADLIISSYGQMGPRTFQVLAEPQVHHQSGRFRWQATRPEGYPIEGMDYFEFDGENRITCIVGFF from the coding sequence ATGGAAAATAACCAAAGCATAGAAGATACCATTCTCACTTACACAAGTGCGTGGAATGAAACTGACCGGAAGGCCATCCTGGAAAAAATCAGCAGGTGCTGGGCGCCGGCGGGCACTTACACTGACCGGTTGACCGATCGCATTACCGGGCCGGAGGCGATTGCTGATCTGATCATCAGTTCGTATGGACAAATGGGGCCAAGAACTTTTCAGGTGCTGGCAGAACCGCAGGTACATCACCAGAGCGGACGCTTCCGCTGGCAGGCTACCCGCCCGGAAGGATACCCGATTGAGGGTATGGATTACTTTGAATTTGACGGTGAAAACCGCATTACCTGTATTGTAGGCTTTTTTTAA
- a CDS encoding DUF3072 domain-containing protein has protein sequence MMMNSEENKKVSGGQGPGNAGNGITGDNTVKNPDDWTTGGEPMTGAQGSYLKTLSDEAGEEFDENLTKSEASKRIDELQHKTGRGLDTGQ, from the coding sequence ATGATGATGAATAGCGAAGAAAACAAAAAGGTTAGTGGCGGGCAGGGCCCGGGAAATGCCGGTAATGGAATTACTGGTGATAATACGGTTAAAAATCCTGATGATTGGACCACAGGCGGTGAGCCGATGACGGGAGCGCAGGGGTCTTATTTAAAGACGCTTTCTGATGAGGCCGGTGAGGAATTTGATGAAAACCTGACCAAATCGGAGGCTTCAAAGCGTATAGATGAACTGCAGCATAAAACCGGACGCGGCTTGGATACCGGTCAGTAA
- a CDS encoding class I SAM-dependent methyltransferase, translating into MKSEHIRETFGNIDIYLFDQLLKGTYDGCETVLDAGCGTGRNLLYFLRSGAQVYGVDQNPEAIVQLKNLASAFAHINPEENFKLGLVEQLPFENESFDLVISSAVLHFAENQEHFEAILNSMWRVLRPGGYFFCRLASEIGIESLVRFIGNGRYILPDGSERFLVNQEMLVRLTKKLGGQIHEPIKTTNVQNMRAMTTWCVRK; encoded by the coding sequence ATGAAAAGCGAGCATATACGGGAAACCTTCGGAAACATTGATATTTATTTATTCGACCAGCTATTAAAAGGCACTTATGATGGGTGCGAAACTGTTTTGGATGCTGGATGTGGTACGGGAAGAAACCTGCTTTACTTTTTAAGAAGTGGTGCACAGGTTTATGGGGTAGATCAGAATCCTGAAGCGATAGTACAGCTTAAAAATCTGGCAAGTGCCTTTGCTCATATCAATCCCGAAGAAAACTTCAAATTAGGGCTTGTGGAACAATTACCATTTGAAAATGAAAGTTTTGATCTGGTCATCAGTTCTGCTGTACTCCATTTTGCAGAAAACCAGGAACATTTTGAAGCGATATTAAACTCCATGTGGCGCGTACTTAGACCAGGTGGATATTTCTTCTGTCGGCTGGCCTCAGAAATCGGTATTGAATCACTGGTCCGTTTTATCGGAAATGGGAGGTATATTCTCCCTGACGGATCAGAGCGGTTCTTGGTTAACCAGGAAATGTTGGTGAGACTCACCAAGAAACTTGGCGGACAGATTCACGAGCCGATTAAGACTACAAACGTACAGAACATGAGGGCAATGACCACATGGTGCGTGCGGAAATAA
- a CDS encoding helix-turn-helix domain-containing protein, with the protein MSRAKNEEESENIQEVLKLVGARIRSLREAKGERNYEKFAFKHDLNRTQLWRYENGEDLYFSSLLKVLAALDITLAEFFGEGFDQVSK; encoded by the coding sequence ATGAGTAGAGCCAAAAACGAAGAGGAGAGCGAGAATATACAGGAAGTTCTGAAATTGGTTGGAGCACGAATTCGTTCGCTTAGAGAAGCTAAAGGGGAACGGAATTATGAGAAATTTGCCTTTAAACATGATCTTAACCGTACGCAGCTTTGGCGCTATGAAAATGGGGAGGATTTGTATTTCTCGTCATTACTCAAAGTACTCGCCGCATTGGACATCACGCTTGCAGAATTCTTCGGCGAAGGGTTCGATCAAGTTTCTAAGTAA
- a CDS encoding sensor histidine kinase, protein MTLLNHTIIGWKVNFLKLIIGYFVLAVLYLLLKYTADCLLEDPPNRTGKSYVYIGAFAPRNIIRGLNFTILGTFYWSASHISYFHKKFQQSENKKLAIEKTNAELETQLAKTHNAYLQQQINPHMLFNALNFVYNNTQKYSEDAAHCIWLLSEIMRFSLEEAGSDGKIKLAREVEQIENLVAINRYRFREPLYLSVEIGNDLNSYKIIPLILLTLTENIFKHGNLTDPKSPAKIQLSTDETGKLTFHSLNLKKSKNGHARERKALGLQNIRLRLDSFYKDNYTLQINEPGEYYELTLTLRL, encoded by the coding sequence GTGACGCTATTAAACCATACAATCATCGGTTGGAAGGTCAATTTTCTTAAATTGATTATCGGCTATTTCGTATTAGCTGTGCTGTATCTTTTGTTAAAGTATACAGCAGATTGTTTGTTGGAAGATCCACCCAACAGAACGGGAAAATCTTATGTATATATTGGAGCATTCGCTCCCCGGAATATAATAAGAGGTCTGAATTTTACCATATTAGGAACTTTTTATTGGTCTGCCAGTCATATTTCATATTTCCACAAAAAATTTCAACAATCTGAAAACAAAAAGCTAGCAATAGAAAAAACCAATGCAGAATTAGAAACACAGCTAGCGAAAACACACAACGCATACCTCCAACAACAGATCAACCCACACATGCTCTTCAATGCTCTTAACTTCGTCTATAACAATACACAAAAATACTCCGAAGACGCAGCCCACTGTATATGGCTACTTTCAGAGATCATGCGCTTCAGCCTGGAAGAAGCAGGTTCCGATGGAAAAATAAAATTAGCCAGAGAAGTCGAGCAGATTGAAAACCTCGTGGCCATCAACCGATACCGTTTTAGAGAGCCCTTATACCTCAGTGTAGAAATTGGAAACGATTTGAACAGTTACAAAATCATTCCATTGATCTTACTTACCCTAACTGAAAATATATTTAAACATGGGAATTTAACCGATCCCAAGTCACCCGCAAAGATTCAACTATCTACGGACGAAACCGGAAAGTTAACTTTTCACAGCCTGAATCTGAAAAAATCAAAGAACGGACATGCCCGCGAGCGAAAAGCACTAGGCCTTCAAAACATCAGGCTCCGGCTGG